A window of Tautonia plasticadhaerens contains these coding sequences:
- a CDS encoding FKBP-type peptidyl-prolyl cis-trans isomerase — translation MSRRSIGLLAGCAAALTIAGGPPQGPEAAPVPPDELRTRASYGLGLNAGRVSKQQGIEVDPEAFARGLRDGLSGGEPPYTEEQLSEALLAFQQQLMLKQEQLIREVGARLSREGRAFLQLNATRPGVTRLPSGLQYKVVREGSGPSPRAGDTVFVRYKGTLTDGTLIEDSAEMGGVISVPLERVIPGWREALLLMEVGSKWELFIPPDLAYGPDPPAGGPVPPNAVLVYEVELLAIE, via the coding sequence ATGAGCCGCCGATCGATCGGACTGCTCGCCGGCTGCGCCGCGGCCCTGACGATCGCGGGGGGACCGCCCCAGGGACCCGAGGCCGCCCCGGTCCCCCCCGACGAGTTGCGGACCCGGGCCAGCTACGGCCTCGGCCTGAACGCCGGTCGCGTCAGCAAGCAACAGGGGATCGAGGTCGACCCCGAGGCCTTCGCCCGGGGCCTCCGCGACGGGCTCTCCGGCGGGGAGCCGCCCTACACCGAGGAGCAGCTCTCCGAGGCCCTGCTGGCGTTCCAGCAGCAACTGATGCTCAAGCAAGAGCAGCTGATCCGGGAGGTCGGCGCCCGCCTCTCCCGGGAAGGCCGGGCGTTCCTGCAGCTCAACGCCACGAGGCCCGGCGTGACCCGGCTGCCCAGCGGGCTCCAGTACAAGGTCGTCCGCGAGGGCTCCGGGCCGAGCCCCCGGGCCGGGGATACGGTGTTCGTCAGGTACAAGGGCACGCTGACCGACGGCACCTTGATCGAGGATTCCGCGGAGATGGGCGGGGTGATTTCCGTTCCCCTCGAACGCGTCATCCCCGGTTGGCGTGAGGCGTTGCTCCTCATGGAGGTCGGCTCGAAGTGGGAGCTGTTCATCCCCCCCGACCTCGCCTATGGCCCCGATCCCCCCGCCGGGGGACCGGTACCTCCCAATGCGGTGCTCGTCTACGAGGTCGAACTGCTCGCGATCGAGTGA